One window of Arthrobacter oryzae genomic DNA carries:
- a CDS encoding FKBP-type peptidyl-prolyl cis-trans isomerase encodes MRRLLAILIPGLLLITACGGSPAAPEPTSQTAGETAKLDSLKLTDNGDKKAPGVEFDKPLDVTEPTVKVVTEGDGERLKANQIADISILALSGKDGSTLEDTFAKDPEPLELNDELKTGNAVIYNAFVGAKIGSQLALAVPGQAAQEGAEASPTQLLVVKVLSAKDAPKVLDKPEGETVTPPAGLPTVKENDKGIPEISVDGVKAPTELVSQDLIKGTGPAVKETDTLTVNYVGVTLNGGTKFDSSFDRGEKASFPLTGVIKGWTQGLAGKTVGSRVLLVIPKDLAYGDAGQGEAKGDLVFVVDILGVK; translated from the coding sequence GTGCGCCGACTACTAGCAATTCTCATTCCCGGACTGCTGCTGATCACCGCCTGCGGCGGATCGCCTGCAGCCCCGGAGCCCACCAGCCAGACTGCTGGCGAGACCGCCAAGCTCGACTCCCTGAAGCTTACGGACAACGGGGACAAGAAGGCACCCGGAGTCGAATTCGACAAGCCCCTGGATGTCACGGAACCCACCGTCAAGGTGGTTACCGAAGGCGACGGGGAGCGCCTTAAGGCCAACCAGATCGCTGACATCTCGATCCTCGCCCTCAGCGGCAAGGACGGCTCCACCCTCGAAGACACCTTCGCCAAGGACCCCGAGCCGCTGGAGCTGAACGATGAGCTCAAGACCGGCAACGCCGTCATCTATAACGCGTTCGTAGGTGCCAAGATTGGCTCGCAGCTTGCCCTTGCCGTGCCCGGCCAGGCCGCCCAGGAGGGCGCCGAGGCCAGCCCCACGCAGCTGCTCGTGGTCAAGGTCCTGTCCGCCAAGGACGCCCCGAAGGTGCTGGACAAGCCGGAGGGTGAGACTGTCACGCCGCCCGCCGGCCTTCCCACCGTCAAGGAAAACGACAAGGGAATCCCGGAGATCTCCGTTGACGGCGTCAAGGCCCCCACTGAGCTTGTCTCCCAGGACCTCATCAAAGGCACCGGCCCCGCCGTCAAGGAAACCGACACCCTGACTGTCAACTACGTCGGAGTCACCCTCAACGGTGGCACCAAGTTCGACTCCAGCTTTGACCGCGGCGAAAAGGCCAGCTTCCCGCTGACCGGCGTCATCAAGGGCTGGACCCAGGGCCTTGCCGGCAAGACCGTGGGCTCACGCGTACTCCTGGTCATCCCGAAGGACCTTGCCTACGGCGATGCCGGACAGGGCGAGGCCAAGGGCGATCTGGTGTTCGTCGTCGATATCCTCGGCGTCAAGTAA
- a CDS encoding FKBP-type peptidyl-prolyl cis-trans isomerase, whose product MSFGQRNFDRQKPEIDFPEGDVPTELVITDLIEGDGAEAKPGDTVSTHYVGVAWSTGEEFDASWGRGAPLDFRVGVGQVIQGWDQGLLGMKVGGRRRLEIPSELAYGSRGAGGAIGPNEALIFVVDLVGVR is encoded by the coding sequence ATGTCATTTGGACAACGCAACTTCGACCGCCAGAAGCCGGAAATTGACTTCCCTGAGGGCGACGTTCCCACTGAGCTCGTAATCACCGACCTCATCGAAGGTGACGGTGCCGAGGCCAAGCCGGGCGACACCGTCTCCACCCACTACGTCGGGGTCGCCTGGTCCACCGGCGAGGAATTCGATGCTTCCTGGGGCCGCGGCGCTCCGCTGGACTTCCGCGTTGGCGTGGGCCAGGTCATCCAGGGCTGGGACCAGGGGCTGCTGGGCATGAAGGTCGGCGGCCGCCGCCGCCTGGAGATCCCCTCCGAACTCGCTTACGGCTCCCGCGGTGCTGGCGGAGCGATCGGCCCCAACGAAGCATTGATCTTCGTGGTGGACCTCGTCGGAGTCCGCTAG